Proteins encoded within one genomic window of Desulfonatronospira thiodismutans ASO3-1:
- a CDS encoding ATP-binding protein: protein MAREIRDIVKIDEELCDGCGLCVPGCEEGAIEIRDGKARLVAEKYCDGLGACLGHCPRGAITVIKREADPFDMEAVEERLREQEAAGQSPQEKPETASRLGCGCPGSVMADFAPDKAHTPAQGTENIQSALTHWPVQIRLVPPHAPFLKGAHLLIAADCVPVAYPGLHQDLLPGRKIMLGCPKFDDGHDYVERLTEIFRQADIKSVTVASMEVPCCAGMVKIVEKAVVQAGKGMAVEEVVISRQGQVMPQGRPGAEQSRQKHVQVQQGSCACM, encoded by the coding sequence TTGGCCAGAGAAATTAGAGATATTGTCAAAATCGATGAGGAACTTTGCGACGGTTGCGGACTGTGCGTACCGGGATGCGAGGAAGGAGCCATTGAGATCCGGGACGGCAAGGCCAGACTGGTGGCGGAAAAGTATTGCGACGGGCTGGGGGCCTGCCTGGGCCACTGCCCCAGGGGGGCTATCACGGTCATTAAGCGCGAGGCGGATCCCTTTGACATGGAAGCAGTGGAAGAACGCCTGCGGGAGCAGGAAGCAGCTGGACAGTCACCACAGGAAAAGCCGGAAACAGCCTCTCGGCTTGGCTGCGGCTGCCCCGGTTCAGTCATGGCTGACTTTGCTCCGGATAAGGCACATACACCGGCGCAGGGCACTGAGAACATCCAGTCAGCTCTTACTCACTGGCCGGTACAGATCAGGCTTGTCCCCCCGCATGCGCCATTTTTAAAAGGAGCACATCTTTTGATTGCAGCTGACTGCGTACCTGTTGCCTATCCCGGACTGCACCAGGATCTTTTGCCCGGCAGGAAGATAATGCTTGGATGCCCCAAGTTTGATGACGGCCATGATTATGTTGAGCGCCTTACGGAAATATTCAGGCAGGCGGACATCAAAAGCGTAACAGTTGCCTCCATGGAAGTCCCATGTTGCGCCGGAATGGTCAAAATTGTTGAAAAGGCGGTTGTCCAGGCAGGCAAAGGCATGGCTGTTGAAGAAGTGGTCATCTCCAGGCAGGGTCAGGTTATGCCTCAGGGCAGACCCGGGGCAGAACAGTCCAGACAAAAGCATGTCCAGGTACAGCAGGGCAGTTGTGCCTGCATGTAA
- a CDS encoding Fic family protein has product MARNQFSGPATFFQDRRLPVKATPAGYSALIDYFDLRVPLPRTLFAIGDRHRTIQEQGWHILTPRHTPSPDIQSHLKFAIKYEGLDLAVLKRLFQATGPKPIEAMVKSRPTGSYARRSWFLYEWLLGEELNLPDARTGRYVSVVDPNMQFAMQGKGSPRHRVRNNLPGTSAFCPMVFCTQVLQEFMDQKLKQKTLEIIDDVPRDILARSSVFLLLKDSKASYAIEGEGPSHDRVQRWARAIGEAGQNDLDQDELVRLQKIVIGDSRFVDLGLRTGEGFVGEHDRNTGEPIPVHISAKADDLPELVQGLIEFEHSSGLELDPVVAAAVLAFGFVYIHPFEDGNGRLHRYLMHHVLSSRGFNPPGLVFPVSAVILERIEEYRKVLEDYSARLMPAIEWKPTDKGNVQVLNDTADFYRYFDATPHAEFLYDCVRRTIEKDLPEEALFLRRYDQFKARVQSLVDMPENTLNLLFRFLRQNQGKLSKRARSKEFNALTDDEVQSIEEIFQENAGNASPTLKRRAQDG; this is encoded by the coding sequence ATGGCAAGGAATCAATTTTCAGGCCCTGCGACCTTTTTTCAGGACAGGCGGCTTCCGGTAAAGGCAACTCCGGCAGGTTACAGTGCTTTAATCGATTATTTTGATCTCAGGGTCCCTTTACCCCGGACCCTTTTTGCCATCGGAGACAGGCACAGAACCATTCAGGAGCAGGGTTGGCATATACTTACTCCACGCCACACCCCATCTCCCGATATACAAAGCCATCTCAAGTTTGCCATCAAGTACGAGGGCCTGGATTTGGCCGTCCTCAAACGGCTGTTTCAGGCAACAGGTCCCAAACCCATAGAAGCAATGGTTAAATCCAGGCCCACCGGCTCATATGCCAGGCGTAGCTGGTTTCTTTACGAATGGCTTTTGGGTGAAGAGCTGAATCTTCCGGACGCCCGGACCGGCCGTTATGTTTCAGTGGTGGATCCAAACATGCAGTTTGCTATGCAGGGAAAGGGCTCACCCCGGCACCGTGTGCGCAACAACCTGCCTGGAACCAGTGCATTCTGCCCCATGGTCTTCTGTACGCAAGTTCTGCAGGAATTCATGGACCAGAAACTCAAACAGAAAACCCTGGAAATAATCGATGACGTGCCCAGGGACATCCTGGCCAGGTCATCAGTGTTTCTGTTGCTTAAAGACTCTAAGGCAAGTTACGCCATTGAAGGAGAAGGACCTTCCCATGACCGTGTTCAGAGATGGGCCAGGGCTATCGGGGAGGCCGGACAAAACGATCTGGATCAGGATGAGCTCGTCAGGCTGCAAAAAATTGTCATAGGTGATTCCCGCTTTGTGGATCTGGGGCTGAGAACCGGTGAAGGCTTTGTCGGCGAGCATGACCGGAATACTGGAGAGCCAATTCCTGTACATATCAGTGCCAAAGCTGACGATCTGCCTGAACTTGTGCAGGGACTGATTGAGTTTGAGCATAGCTCCGGACTGGAGCTTGACCCTGTAGTGGCTGCGGCGGTACTGGCTTTTGGTTTTGTGTATATCCATCCATTCGAGGATGGGAACGGAAGACTGCACCGCTACCTTATGCATCACGTGCTTTCCTCCCGGGGGTTCAACCCTCCTGGTCTTGTCTTTCCGGTTTCAGCAGTGATCCTGGAAAGGATAGAGGAATACAGGAAGGTCCTGGAGGACTATTCTGCCAGACTTATGCCCGCTATCGAGTGGAAGCCCACGGATAAGGGGAATGTGCAGGTGCTGAACGATACGGCGGATTTTTATCGTTATTTTGATGCCACCCCGCATGCTGAGTTTCTCTACGATTGTGTACGCCGGACCATTGAAAAGGATCTTCCTGAAGAAGCCCTTTTCCTTCGCCGCTATGATCAGTTCAAGGCCCGGGTGCAGTCTTTGGTTGATATGCCCGAAAATACCTTAAACCTGCTTTTCCGTTTTCTGCGCCAAAACCAGGGGAAATTATCCAAGCGGGCCAGATCAAAAGAATTTAATGCGTTGACAGATGACGAGGTCCAAAGCATTGAAGAAATTTTTCAGGAGAATGCAGGAAACGCAAGCCCAACTCTAAAAAGGAGGGCACAGGATGGATAA
- a CDS encoding cupin domain-containing protein, whose amino-acid sequence MKVVNIFEEGTFSDKAMKKNLVHDSPYFRIINFNFRAGQELPIHSHELEGELSIQVLEGEGEYLAKDRTLPARAGDILVCAIEESHGIRAVTDMRVLVTIAPPI is encoded by the coding sequence ATGAAAGTCGTGAATATATTTGAGGAAGGAACGTTCAGTGACAAGGCCATGAAGAAAAATCTGGTTCACGACAGCCCGTATTTCAGGATTATCAACTTCAATTTCAGGGCCGGGCAGGAACTGCCCATACATTCCCATGAACTTGAAGGCGAACTAAGCATCCAGGTGCTGGAGGGTGAAGGCGAGTACCTGGCAAAGGACAGAACCCTTCCGGCCAGAGCCGGAGATATTCTGGTCTGCGCCATCGAGGAGTCCCACGGTATTCGGGCTGTGACGGATATGCGGGTTCTGGTGACCATTGCCCCGCCAATATAA
- the uvrC gene encoding excinuclease ABC subunit UvrC, protein MQYQFNSSDFPRDPGVYLMKDEQNRIIYVGKAKNLRSRVSSYFRSSRDPSPKTRVMLGRVLQVDYITTTSEKEALLLEASLIKKHRPRYNIVLRDDKQYVLFRLDKSRPYPALELTRSARRDGSVYFGPFTSAAAARETMKVINRLFYLRKCGHKKFRNRVRPCLQHFIRRCPGPCCLDVSTEEYSREIRRLEMFLSGRSAELIKGMEKDMQEASRELDFEKAALLRDQIEAVKQTTKSQSVVFPGTGDMDVFAPVYVQGGMGIGVLFVRQGKVLDSKNFFWPEHHPENDQELQDTLASLLSQFYGPDSFIPEKILLPEKIHDPALLHLLMEYRKGKVRLVGARGESLKGLLNIARQNCEQHARDRRDAGTPFLAGVMGLEREPERIECIDVSHHAGRNTRMGVVTFVAGEPHKKDYRIYNLPSVSPGDDYQAMREFIKRRSRSSSPWPDLLLVDGGKGQLGTVQKALQDAGQEGLFALASIAKAETRARGGAQDQVYLPGRKYPLSLKPASPELLYLQRIRDEAHRFALGSMRNSLRRKSLQSDLEKIPGLGPKKVEALWKHFGSLQSILGASREELMQVPGFGPETAGRTARSLKEWNTTSSS, encoded by the coding sequence ATGCAATACCAGTTCAACTCCAGCGACTTCCCCCGGGATCCGGGCGTATACCTCATGAAGGATGAGCAGAACCGGATTATTTATGTGGGCAAGGCCAAGAACCTGCGCAGCCGGGTCAGCTCATATTTCCGCTCATCCAGGGATCCCTCACCCAAAACCAGGGTTATGCTGGGCCGGGTGTTGCAGGTGGACTACATCACCACCACCAGCGAAAAAGAGGCCCTGCTCCTGGAAGCAAGCCTCATCAAAAAACACAGGCCAAGATACAACATTGTCCTTCGAGACGACAAGCAGTACGTCCTTTTCCGCTTAGACAAATCCAGGCCCTACCCGGCCCTGGAACTAACGCGTTCAGCCAGGCGCGACGGCTCAGTCTACTTCGGGCCGTTTACTTCTGCAGCAGCGGCCAGGGAGACCATGAAGGTCATCAACAGGCTTTTTTACCTGCGCAAATGCGGACACAAAAAATTCAGAAACCGGGTGCGCCCCTGTCTGCAGCATTTCATCAGGCGCTGCCCCGGACCATGCTGCCTGGATGTGTCCACAGAGGAATACTCAAGGGAGATCCGCCGGCTGGAAATGTTTCTGTCCGGGCGCAGCGCAGAGCTGATAAAAGGCATGGAAAAGGACATGCAGGAAGCCTCCCGGGAGCTTGACTTTGAAAAAGCAGCCCTGCTGCGCGATCAGATTGAAGCGGTGAAGCAGACCACTAAGTCCCAGTCGGTGGTTTTCCCTGGCACCGGGGACATGGACGTGTTTGCCCCTGTTTATGTCCAGGGCGGAATGGGCATCGGGGTGCTCTTTGTCCGCCAGGGCAAGGTCCTGGACAGCAAGAATTTTTTCTGGCCCGAGCACCACCCGGAAAACGACCAGGAACTGCAAGACACCCTGGCCAGCCTTTTAAGCCAGTTTTACGGACCGGACAGTTTCATCCCGGAAAAGATCCTGCTTCCGGAAAAAATTCATGACCCGGCCCTGTTGCACCTGCTCATGGAATACCGCAAAGGCAAGGTCAGGCTTGTGGGGGCCAGGGGGGAGAGCCTGAAAGGCCTTTTAAACATCGCCCGCCAGAACTGTGAGCAGCATGCCAGAGACCGAAGAGATGCCGGCACTCCCTTTCTGGCCGGGGTCATGGGCCTGGAGCGCGAACCGGAGCGCATCGAGTGTATTGACGTCTCCCACCACGCCGGGCGGAACACCCGCATGGGGGTGGTGACCTTTGTGGCCGGGGAGCCGCATAAAAAGGACTACCGCATCTACAACCTGCCCTCTGTATCTCCAGGGGACGACTACCAGGCCATGCGCGAGTTCATCAAGCGCAGGAGCCGGTCTTCCAGTCCCTGGCCGGATCTTTTGCTTGTAGACGGGGGAAAGGGACAGCTGGGCACTGTCCAGAAAGCCCTGCAGGATGCCGGACAGGAAGGTCTCTTCGCCCTGGCCTCCATTGCCAAGGCCGAAACGCGGGCCAGGGGCGGGGCTCAGGACCAGGTGTATCTGCCGGGGCGCAAGTACCCACTTTCCCTGAAGCCCGCTTCACCGGAACTGCTTTACCTGCAAAGAATCCGGGATGAAGCCCACCGCTTCGCCCTGGGCAGCATGCGCAACAGCCTGCGCAGAAAATCCCTGCAAAGCGACCTGGAAAAAATACCCGGTCTGGGCCCCAAAAAAGTAGAAGCACTGTGGAAACATTTCGGCAGCCTGCAAAGTATCCTGGGTGCCTCCCGGGAAGAACTCATGCAGGTGCCGGGTTTCGGCCCGGAAACTGCCGGAAGAACAGCCAGGTCCCTTAAAGAATGGAATACTACAAGTTCATCTTAG
- a CDS encoding DUF445 domain-containing protein → MEYYKFILAPFIGALIGWITNYLAVKMLFYPRRPVNILGWKLQGVFPKRQQELASNLGTLVERELISHEDIQNVINDPRFRERLRNILSEYIHNLLSRKLNSVHPVLGSILSSRVADSLQSRLHRESEKILPQLLQRVAEELEHTLDFKEVVRSKVESFSMDKLEEILYTIMRKEFRFIEIIGAVLGFVIGILQALFFFFA, encoded by the coding sequence ATGGAATACTACAAGTTCATCTTAGCACCCTTTATAGGAGCCCTCATAGGCTGGATCACCAATTATCTGGCGGTGAAAATGCTTTTTTACCCCAGACGTCCGGTGAACATCCTGGGCTGGAAGCTGCAGGGGGTATTCCCCAAAAGACAGCAGGAGCTGGCTTCCAACCTGGGGACCCTGGTGGAGCGCGAGCTCATTTCCCACGAGGATATTCAAAACGTCATAAATGACCCGCGGTTCCGTGAACGTCTGCGTAATATTCTAAGTGAATACATACACAACCTGTTAAGCCGCAAGCTGAATTCAGTACACCCAGTGTTGGGCAGCATCCTCAGCAGCAGGGTAGCCGATTCCCTGCAGAGCAGGCTTCACCGTGAAAGCGAAAAAATTCTGCCCCAGCTTCTGCAGCGCGTGGCCGAGGAACTGGAGCACACCCTGGACTTCAAGGAAGTGGTCCGCAGCAAGGTGGAAAGTTTTTCCATGGACAAGCTGGAGGAGATCCTCTACACAATCATGCGCAAGGAGTTCAGGTTCATCGAAATCATCGGAGCAGTACTTGGTTTCGTCATTGGAATCCTGCAGGCCCTGTTCTTTTTCTTCGCTTGA
- the hcp gene encoding hydroxylamine reductase produces MFCYQCEQTAKGEGCTKIGVCGKQPDTAELQDLLVFALKGLSQVAMAGREKNVVDTKVGRFISEAMFSTLTNVNFDPERIAGLVKDTVELRDELKSKVSQAGGNVPASEAASFVPENTVEGMVSQGEKHGVVADKDPNEDIHSLKQTVTYGIKGICAYADHAAILGQEDDAVYEYVQRALASTLREDLSLEQWIELAMECGRTNIRAMELLDAGNTGTYGHPEPTKVPLGPKKGKAILVSGHDLKDLEMLLKQTEGKGINIYTHGEMLPCHGYPELKKYSHFHGHYGTAWQNQRKEFSQFPGPILMTTNCIQKPQESYKDRIFTTGLVGWPGVAHVNGDQESASLLERLKTVVGMASKGESEKDFSPVIDKALSMDGFAADEDKGHVMVGFGRNAVMSVAGTVIDAVKDGNIRHFFLVGGCDGAKPDRNYYTEFVEKVPGDCVVLTLACGKFRFFDKDLGEIGGIPRLLDVGQCNDAYSAVKIAMALAEAFECGVNDLPLSLVLSWYEQKAVAILLSLLALGVKDIRLGPSLPAFVSPNVLNYLVENYDIKPIKTPDEDLKAILG; encoded by the coding sequence ATGTTTTGTTATCAATGCGAACAGACTGCCAAAGGCGAAGGGTGCACCAAGATAGGAGTGTGCGGAAAGCAGCCGGACACTGCCGAACTTCAGGACCTGCTGGTGTTTGCCCTCAAGGGCCTGTCCCAGGTGGCCATGGCCGGCCGGGAAAAAAATGTAGTGGACACCAAAGTGGGCCGGTTCATCTCCGAGGCCATGTTTTCCACCCTGACCAATGTCAACTTCGATCCGGAGCGTATTGCCGGACTGGTCAAGGATACCGTGGAGCTCCGGGATGAACTCAAATCCAAGGTGTCCCAGGCCGGCGGCAATGTCCCTGCCTCTGAAGCCGCCAGCTTCGTCCCGGAGAATACTGTGGAGGGCATGGTGTCTCAGGGGGAAAAGCATGGAGTTGTTGCTGACAAGGATCCCAACGAGGACATTCATTCCCTGAAGCAGACCGTCACCTACGGCATCAAGGGTATCTGCGCCTATGCCGATCATGCGGCCATACTGGGACAGGAGGACGACGCTGTGTACGAATACGTCCAGAGGGCCCTGGCTTCAACCCTGCGTGAGGACCTGAGTCTGGAACAGTGGATTGAACTGGCCATGGAATGCGGGCGTACGAATATCCGGGCCATGGAACTTCTGGATGCGGGCAATACCGGAACTTATGGTCATCCCGAACCTACAAAGGTGCCCCTGGGACCCAAAAAGGGCAAGGCCATCCTGGTTTCCGGGCATGATTTGAAGGATCTGGAAATGCTCTTGAAGCAGACCGAGGGCAAAGGCATAAACATTTACACCCACGGTGAGATGCTGCCCTGCCATGGCTATCCTGAACTGAAAAAGTATTCCCATTTTCATGGTCATTACGGCACTGCCTGGCAGAATCAGCGCAAGGAGTTTTCACAGTTCCCCGGACCCATTCTCATGACCACCAACTGCATCCAGAAGCCTCAGGAATCCTACAAGGACCGCATCTTTACCACCGGCCTGGTGGGCTGGCCTGGAGTGGCCCACGTCAATGGTGACCAGGAAAGCGCGTCCCTGCTGGAACGTCTCAAAACAGTGGTGGGCATGGCCAGCAAGGGAGAAAGTGAAAAGGACTTTAGTCCGGTTATTGACAAGGCCCTGAGCATGGATGGATTTGCAGCTGATGAAGACAAGGGTCATGTCATGGTGGGTTTTGGCCGCAATGCAGTCATGTCCGTAGCTGGCACTGTCATTGATGCAGTCAAGGATGGCAATATCCGGCATTTTTTCCTGGTGGGCGGCTGCGACGGAGCCAAGCCAGACCGCAACTACTACACAGAGTTTGTGGAGAAGGTGCCAGGTGATTGCGTAGTCCTGACCCTGGCCTGCGGCAAGTTCAGGTTCTTTGACAAGGATCTTGGGGAAATCGGGGGTATACCCAGGCTTCTGGACGTGGGGCAGTGCAACGATGCCTATTCCGCGGTAAAGATCGCCATGGCCCTGGCCGAGGCCTTTGAATGCGGAGTAAACGACCTGCCTCTGTCCTTAGTGCTGTCCTGGTATGAACAGAAGGCTGTGGCCATTCTATTGTCCCTGCTGGCCCTGGGTGTCAAAGACATCCGCCTGGGGCCTTCACTGCCGGCTTTTGTCAGCCCCAACGTCCTCAATTATCTTGTGGAAAATTATGACATAAAGCCCATAAAAACCCCTGATGAAGACCTTAAGGCCATCCTGGGATAA
- a CDS encoding DUF6290 family protein codes for MKTITINVSSETYHAFQEYAAQNNRTASELIRNAMEEYRRSYLREDQSIFDAPPANAGSILKDLTPEDDLLQEMLE; via the coding sequence ATGAAAACCATAACCATAAATGTATCCTCAGAAACCTACCACGCCTTTCAGGAATATGCCGCTCAGAATAACCGGACTGCCTCGGAGCTTATCCGCAATGCCATGGAAGAATACCGCCGTAGTTACCTGAGAGAAGATCAGAGTATTTTTGACGCCCCTCCTGCCAACGCTGGATCTATACTGAAAGATTTAACCCCTGAAGATGATCTGCTCCAGGAGATGCTTGAATGA
- a CDS encoding response regulator: MKLLLEKCGHKVSLAEDGQQALDLFASLDFDCILMDIHMSVMDGVEAIPESQTPRIPIIALTAYAMDGDRERFLDAGMDDYLAKPVQKEDLEKALARYAERGLMSF; this comes from the coding sequence ATGAAGCTTTTACTGGAGAAATGCGGACATAAGGTGAGCCTGGCCGAAGACGGACAGCAGGCCCTGGATTTGTTTGCCTCCCTGGATTTCGACTGCATTTTAATGGACATACACATGTCGGTCATGGATGGAGTGGAGGCAATCCCCGAATCTCAGACTCCCCGAATTCCCATAATAGCTTTAACCGCCTACGCCATGGACGGTGACCGGGAGAGGTTTCTGGATGCCGGCATGGATGACTATTTGGCCAAGCCGGTGCAGAAAGAGGACTTGGAAAAGGCTCTTGCCAGATATGCAGAACGAGGCTTGATGAGCTTTTGA
- a CDS encoding NapC/NirT family cytochrome c, whose translation MTKGKNRQNGAGRAAILIALLAGVALTLVAGFTYSHTDQPEFCGSCHVMYEATRTHQQSVHADLSCNECHAPHSAVPKMLFKSWAGTKDMYKNTFGKVGDVIQSSDRSSRVINDNCTNCHAMTGLNVDADMAKDQCIDCHRQVPHMRSTPVAERRVADE comes from the coding sequence ATGACAAAGGGAAAAAACCGGCAGAATGGAGCCGGCAGGGCCGCCATACTTATTGCTTTGCTGGCAGGTGTGGCTCTAACCCTGGTTGCCGGGTTTACCTACAGCCACACGGACCAGCCGGAGTTCTGCGGCAGCTGCCATGTAATGTATGAGGCGACCAGAACTCACCAGCAGTCTGTGCATGCGGATCTGAGCTGTAATGAATGCCATGCTCCGCACAGCGCCGTTCCAAAGATGCTGTTCAAGTCCTGGGCCGGTACAAAAGACATGTACAAAAACACTTTTGGAAAGGTTGGCGACGTGATTCAGTCTTCTGACAGGAGCTCAAGGGTTATTAATGACAATTGCACCAACTGTCATGCCATGACCGGTCTTAATGTAGACGCGGACATGGCCAAGGATCAGTGCATAGATTGTCATCGTCAGGTGCCGCATATGCGGTCAACTCCCGTAGCCGAAAGGAGGGTAGCAGATGAGTAA
- a CDS encoding MBL fold metallo-hydrolase has protein sequence YILFCSSTGKAAVIDPGSDEEMILSELSSLGLVLEYILLTHFHYDHTDMAASLRQRTGARVAIHEADASFYEKQVDEPLRDGDIIQVGQEIRLQVLHTPGHTPGGACYYGHGQIFTGDTLFVHDSGRTDFAYSHRPTLGASIRRIMELPEETILMPGHDYGPTPTSTLGQEKKHNINAVEYRFHKP, from the coding sequence GTTATATACTTTTCTGCAGCAGCACCGGAAAAGCTGCAGTTATTGATCCGGGGTCGGATGAGGAGATGATTCTTTCAGAACTGAGCAGCCTCGGACTGGTCCTGGAGTATATTCTCCTTACCCATTTTCATTATGATCATACAGATATGGCTGCATCCTTGAGGCAAAGAACCGGAGCCCGGGTGGCCATACATGAGGCCGATGCTTCATTTTACGAAAAACAGGTGGATGAGCCCCTCAGGGACGGGGATATTATTCAGGTCGGTCAGGAGATCCGGCTGCAGGTTCTGCACACCCCTGGTCATACTCCTGGCGGGGCCTGTTATTATGGACACGGCCAGATATTTACCGGGGACACCCTGTTTGTGCACGACAGCGGACGCACCGACTTTGCCTACAGCCACAGGCCCACACTGGGGGCTTCCATCCGTAGAATCATGGAACTGCCCGAGGAGACTATTCTTATGCCCGGGCATGATTACGGCCCCACACCAACATCAACCCTTGGTCAGGAAAAAAAGCATAACATAAATGCTGTGGAGTATAGATTCCACAAGCCGTAA
- a CDS encoding ammonia-forming cytochrome c nitrite reductase subunit c552, producing MSKKYLSWVLALMLTLVFAGCSEIPEAETPDYETDLTEEEAERNSAFKEYFPKQYQTYQRLKAEDFDYGEGQMTEYGGSVAHEKHLCGDLPQAYKYCQPYLKNLWLGYPFSYEYNRARGHANAVHDLLDIDRINRYSEEAGLPATCYNCKSNKMPGYIEEYGDDFWAMEFHDFREEHDLEDHAIGCNTCHDPEDMSLRITSVPLTEALERQGEDWRDASRNEMRSLVCAQCHVEYYFEHEEIGVAQKPVFPWDKGKNPDDMYEYKKSFGVTDREGFEGWFIDWTHPVSDTPMIKVQHPEYEMWHDSTHGAAGVACADCHMPYTRMDGKKKISSHFQTSPLRSMEAIENTCGQCHTDKSAEYLKDRVIYSQERTWEQLMEAQRESVRAHEAVRLASEYEGDVRNDFDDLMIQARERVRKGQWFWDYVSAENSAGFHNPAKAIDTLSKSQKYSRQAVQYAMQATNYGIAPDLEGDIKDIVPPIEEHSRELHMDPEHLETHEWLQYLEPHPEGDLIWDLNEKVAN from the coding sequence ATGAGTAAGAAATATCTAAGCTGGGTGCTGGCATTAATGCTTACGTTAGTATTTGCTGGATGCAGCGAGATTCCAGAGGCAGAGACTCCGGACTATGAAACTGATCTCACTGAAGAGGAAGCTGAGCGCAACAGTGCATTTAAAGAATATTTCCCCAAGCAGTACCAGACCTATCAGAGGCTAAAGGCTGAAGATTTTGATTATGGTGAGGGGCAGATGACTGAATATGGCGGATCTGTTGCCCATGAAAAACATCTGTGCGGCGATCTTCCCCAAGCCTACAAGTACTGTCAGCCCTATCTCAAAAACCTTTGGCTGGGATATCCCTTCAGCTACGAGTATAACCGGGCCAGGGGCCATGCCAATGCTGTGCACGACCTTCTGGATATAGACCGCATCAACCGCTACAGTGAAGAAGCAGGCCTGCCTGCTACATGCTACAACTGCAAAAGTAACAAGATGCCCGGGTACATCGAGGAATACGGAGATGACTTCTGGGCCATGGAGTTCCACGATTTCCGGGAAGAACACGATCTGGAGGACCATGCCATCGGCTGCAATACCTGTCATGATCCTGAGGACATGAGTCTGCGCATCACCAGTGTCCCCCTGACCGAGGCCCTGGAAAGACAGGGTGAGGACTGGAGGGATGCTTCCCGCAACGAAATGCGCTCCTTAGTCTGTGCCCAGTGTCATGTAGAATACTACTTTGAGCATGAAGAGATCGGCGTGGCCCAAAAGCCTGTTTTTCCATGGGATAAGGGCAAGAATCCCGATGATATGTATGAATACAAAAAGAGCTTCGGGGTAACTGACCGGGAAGGATTTGAAGGCTGGTTTATTGACTGGACCCACCCGGTTTCGGATACGCCCATGATCAAGGTACAGCACCCGGAATATGAAATGTGGCACGACAGCACCCACGGTGCAGCCGGAGTGGCCTGTGCAGACTGCCATATGCCCTACACCCGCATGGACGGCAAGAAAAAGATCTCCAGTCATTTTCAGACCTCGCCCCTACGTTCAATGGAGGCCATCGAGAATACCTGTGGACAGTGCCATACCGACAAGTCTGCGGAATACCTTAAAGACCGGGTTATTTATTCCCAGGAAAGGACCTGGGAGCAGCTCATGGAGGCCCAGCGGGAATCCGTGCGGGCACATGAAGCTGTCAGGCTGGCTTCAGAATACGAGGGAGATGTCAGGAATGATTTTGATGATCTCATGATCCAGGCCCGGGAAAGGGTGCGCAAAGGCCAGTGGTTCTGGGACTACGTATCTGCGGAAAACAGCGCCGGATTTCACAATCCGGCCAAGGCCATTGATACACTGTCCAAGTCCCAGAAGTACAGCCGACAGGCGGTGCAGTATGCTATGCAGGCCACAAATTACGGCATTGCTCCTGACCTGGAAGGGGACATTAAAGACATCGTTCCTCCCATCGAGGAACACAGCCGTGAACTGCACATGGATCCCGAGCATCTGGAAACCCACGAATGGCTGCAGTACCTGGAGCCTCATCCGGAAGGCGACCTCATCTGGGATCTCAATGAAAAAGTGGCCAACTGA